The Ignavibacteria bacterium genome contains a region encoding:
- a CDS encoding amino acid adenylation domain-containing protein translates to MSDILNILNSLSPEKRVLFEKKLRENGSKYNIFPLSYAQQRLWFLDQFEPGSPYYNIPSAMRIKGKFDIPVFKKVLGEIVRRHEALRTNFLSLEGKPVQVISKSVDVPFLVLDLKKMPEEEKELEIKRILKEKARCSFDLLKDPLLKVTVLELGPVDHVVIVVMHHIISDGWSMGLFVQEISTLYNAFSLGIPSPMPELTIQYADFSMWQKEFMQGERLEKELSYWKRKLEGSSQVLRLPTDRPRPSVWTNNGATLSRTIPQSALDGLMELCRKEKVTLFMTLMASFQILLYKYSSQHDISVGTPIANRTRRELEGIIGLFINTIVIRTEIDEAVSFRDYLKKVRTVTLEGYENQDLPFEFLVEKLQPGRDMSYQPMFQVMFILQNLPLNSQPFHGLDFRMLDVDMGTSTFDITLTVAETYEGLDATIEYNTDLFDESTISRMLRHYENLINHILLKPEESISSLSMMDESERNMLLYEWNHSEVEFEEYEVIQSLFEKQAELCPDETALTFEGSSLSYRELNERSNQFAHRLIRQGVGPEDIVGILLERSLDMMTGVLGVLKSGAAYLPLDASYPVDRLSFMLEDAGVKTLVTQSNLRNILPEYDGSVILIDTEWDEISRESIMNPVCPSDKNNLAYVIYTSGSTGRPKGTMISHGNLFNYYRIIGSMYSRYFASGPVRVIMTTTIMFDASIQQIMLMLYGNRLYIPKDDVRHDPVALSEYIVENKIDILDCVPTLLKMFLSNGLFNKNTWKPSLVLAGGEALDEAAWKEMLKIEGCDFFNTYGPTETTVDAAICSVKDSPEKPVIGKPPLNVEAYILDNSLNLAPVGVPGELCIGGLSVGRGYLKRPELTAEKFIPDAYGRRVGGRLYRTGDLARYNENGTIEFLGRIDSQIKLRGLRIELGEIENAVLEFDDIKDSVVVAREDIPGEKRIVAYIVIRDGNAFQKPQLMRYLSERLPEYMIPSAFVILQKLPVTPNGKVDRRALPAPDINEIMKEMESNYAAPRTVVEEVVSAIWAGVLNLPKVGINDNFFELGGHSLLATQVISRIKKEFNMEIPLRSIFENPTVARLSHIVEAAEMEKNGLAGSAILPVSRGTVIPLSFAQERLWFLDQLEPGNIAYNVPEALRIYGKMNVEMLEESLNIITSRHEILRTVFLSREGKPYQKIIPEYNVAVRVIEAGGLSREEQEVLIKDYISKEAQKPFVLDTLPLFRALLIRLSEDESVLILIFHHIITDGWSSRKMFSELLNYYHQLENGEHPAVLKLPVQYADYAAWQRKYFSGENLSRHIEYWTAKLKDSPQILELPTDRPRPAVQSYKGGFISLELPGKLGLEVNKINRNYGVTLFMSLLSVFQVLLYRYSGESDILVGTPIANRNRADIEDLIGFFVNILVLRVNISDKMKFSDLLRQTKECALEAYTYQDLPFEMIIDALHLERSMSFSPLFQVMFFSENLQTDNSSSNSGIDVRQIDIPVNTSKYDITLSAVETKDGLRLAFEYSTDLFDKETMEMMLRQYGRILECVALNPEVKIKEIPLLSAKEEEETLRNLINGAHDKSASSGKNNNHLPLLLSRKSKGEVLWKWNRRDKEAETVSPVRLINRIFEEQALINPERTAVVAQNGSITFGELNRRANMLSYYLRKKGAGEDEIVGVLTGRSTDLFTAILGILKSGAAYLPLDPVYPKGRIDYILKDAGVRLLISEEGLKDELIGKGFEVILMDSAWPEISNESGDDPITEACPENIAYVIYTSGSTGKPKGSIVQHENFYNLYASTGAMYTSYFSPGPARVTLNSTIMFDASIRQLTFMLYGNTIYLTPEDLRRDALALSEYIVENKIDILDCVPTLLKVFLSTGLFNKDTWRPSLVLAGGEALDEAAWKEMLKVDRCDFFNEYGPTETTVAASAAVVKDFPERPTIGRPILNVELYILDASLNLAPVGAQGELCIGGLSVGRGYLKRPELTAEKFIPDAYGRRVGGRLYRTGDLARYNENGTIEFLGRIDSQIKLRGFRIELGEIEQVLLQHEKVKDAVVILREGKKGQASLAAYITLKPSPEGSLPEFTPAEVKEFLRHQLPDYMVPPSIVKLDRMPLAPSGKIDRRSLPEPAADKLQDENKSPETESERILSEVWKNVLGLEEVGLNDNFFEIGGDSILAIQVVAKARERGLKIQPSHLFKHQTIAQMALLINEESGEDNAEEEFRGGKINLLPVQSSFFEQNLVQKDHWNQSVFFEINDRVELNMLEEVVRAILKHHDVLRSVFIQEDGRWIMQVMPDIKELPLRVFDLSSLPEERLKDKIEAHASEIQSSLDIEKGPVIRFAYFKLGEGKKDNLLIAAHHLVIDVVSWRILLEDILSAYSQIKKQKPVLLPPKSASYRKWSEYLIRHASSEELRQEIIFWLKQPYNKITPLKGVPPEVKYAEKDYSEVNSSGGVTQSLIHEALKRLNCNVVEVLLTALTRAYSLWSEKRILMIDLEGHGRETFDESIDLSRTLGWFTCLYPVLLDLKSSVYPLESLKEIKEQLRSVPRHGIGYGILKYLSLDDEVKRKFNSLPQSEISFNYLGQLNELPQEENILFAPSVYNRGPERGLLNYSRYLIDIVCFVSGGSFYMQMRYCSKVFSLSKIKRFSDLFMDELRLIVEHSEHGQVELSGSDFPLAHLNREKFDKVLNRINNRTSKA, encoded by the coding sequence ATGTCAGACATTTTGAACATCTTAAATTCTCTTTCTCCTGAGAAGAGGGTATTGTTTGAGAAAAAGCTTAGGGAAAACGGCAGCAAGTATAACATATTCCCCCTGTCCTACGCGCAGCAGAGGCTGTGGTTCCTGGATCAGTTTGAGCCTGGAAGCCCGTACTACAACATACCTTCGGCAATGAGGATAAAAGGGAAGTTCGACATACCAGTATTTAAGAAGGTGCTGGGTGAAATCGTAAGACGCCACGAGGCCTTAAGGACAAACTTCCTATCCCTGGAGGGAAAGCCCGTCCAGGTGATCTCAAAAAGTGTGGATGTCCCTTTCCTGGTCCTGGACCTTAAGAAGATGCCTGAAGAGGAAAAGGAACTGGAAATTAAGCGTATATTAAAGGAGAAAGCCAGGTGCTCCTTCGACCTCTTAAAAGACCCGCTTCTTAAGGTCACGGTTCTTGAATTAGGCCCTGTGGATCACGTGGTCATAGTAGTCATGCACCACATTATCTCGGACGGCTGGTCAATGGGCCTGTTCGTGCAGGAAATATCCACGCTTTACAACGCTTTCTCCCTGGGGATCCCGTCCCCCATGCCGGAGCTCACCATTCAGTACGCCGACTTCTCCATGTGGCAGAAGGAGTTCATGCAGGGAGAAAGGCTCGAAAAAGAGCTCTCCTACTGGAAACGTAAGCTTGAGGGGTCATCTCAGGTCCTGAGGCTTCCAACAGACAGGCCGAGGCCTTCGGTCTGGACCAATAACGGAGCAACTTTGTCCAGAACAATTCCACAGTCTGCACTGGATGGCTTAATGGAACTGTGCCGGAAAGAGAAGGTCACTCTTTTCATGACGCTCATGGCCTCTTTCCAGATACTGCTTTATAAGTACTCCTCTCAGCACGACATCAGTGTAGGTACACCGATTGCAAACCGTACAAGGAGGGAGCTTGAGGGGATAATAGGCCTTTTTATCAACACAATTGTAATCAGAACAGAAATAGATGAAGCTGTGTCCTTCCGTGACTACCTTAAGAAAGTAAGGACAGTGACGCTGGAAGGCTATGAAAACCAGGACCTCCCATTTGAGTTCCTGGTCGAAAAGCTCCAGCCCGGGCGTGACATGAGCTACCAGCCTATGTTCCAGGTCATGTTCATACTCCAGAACCTCCCCTTGAACTCACAGCCCTTTCATGGCCTGGACTTCAGGATGCTGGACGTTGATATGGGGACCTCTACATTTGACATCACGCTTACTGTGGCCGAGACATATGAGGGGCTGGATGCCACGATAGAATACAATACGGACCTTTTTGATGAAAGTACAATAAGCCGTATGCTGAGGCACTATGAAAACCTGATAAACCACATACTCCTTAAGCCCGAAGAAAGCATCAGTAGCCTCAGTATGATGGATGAAAGTGAACGGAATATGCTGCTCTATGAGTGGAATCATTCAGAAGTGGAATTTGAAGAGTATGAGGTAATACAAAGCCTCTTTGAAAAGCAGGCTGAACTATGTCCTGATGAGACTGCACTTACTTTTGAGGGGAGTTCATTGTCCTACAGAGAGCTGAATGAAAGGTCAAACCAGTTTGCCCACAGGCTCATAAGACAGGGCGTCGGTCCTGAAGACATAGTTGGAATCCTGCTTGAGCGCTCACTGGATATGATGACTGGTGTCCTGGGGGTCTTGAAGTCAGGCGCGGCATACCTCCCCCTGGATGCCTCATACCCGGTAGACCGCCTGAGCTTTATGCTCGAGGATGCGGGTGTAAAGACGCTTGTTACGCAAAGTAACTTACGAAATATCCTGCCTGAGTATGATGGAAGCGTTATCCTGATCGACACTGAGTGGGATGAGATATCACGTGAAAGCATAATGAACCCGGTCTGTCCATCAGATAAAAACAACCTGGCTTACGTCATCTATACCTCCGGCTCTACCGGCAGACCCAAAGGGACTATGATCTCCCACGGAAACCTTTTTAACTACTACAGAATAATAGGCAGTATGTACTCCCGCTATTTTGCTTCAGGGCCCGTACGCGTAATCATGACCACAACAATAATGTTCGACGCCTCAATTCAGCAGATTATGCTCATGCTCTACGGCAATAGGCTTTACATCCCGAAAGATGATGTAAGGCACGACCCGGTAGCGCTTTCGGAATACATAGTGGAAAATAAAATTGATATACTTGACTGCGTCCCTACTTTGCTGAAAATGTTTCTTTCCAATGGGCTTTTTAATAAAAACACCTGGAAGCCTTCACTTGTTCTTGCAGGCGGGGAGGCCCTGGATGAGGCCGCGTGGAAAGAAATGCTTAAAATTGAAGGTTGCGATTTCTTCAACACCTACGGACCCACAGAAACTACAGTAGATGCCGCAATCTGCAGTGTAAAAGACTCCCCTGAAAAACCTGTAATCGGAAAGCCTCCTCTTAATGTGGAGGCGTACATTCTTGACAACAGCCTTAACCTCGCTCCCGTTGGAGTGCCCGGTGAACTATGTATAGGGGGTCTTTCCGTGGGCCGCGGATACCTGAAGCGCCCGGAGCTTACGGCAGAGAAGTTCATTCCTGATGCCTACGGAAGAAGAGTGGGCGGAAGGCTATACAGGACAGGCGACCTGGCACGGTATAATGAAAACGGAACAATTGAATTCCTGGGAAGAATCGACAGCCAGATTAAACTCAGGGGACTGCGCATTGAACTGGGTGAAATTGAAAATGCCGTTTTAGAATTTGACGACATAAAGGACTCTGTTGTCGTTGCAAGAGAGGACATTCCGGGAGAAAAAAGAATCGTGGCATACATAGTAATACGCGACGGCAATGCCTTTCAAAAGCCTCAGCTCATGCGTTATCTTAGTGAACGCCTTCCTGAATACATGATCCCTTCGGCTTTTGTAATTCTTCAGAAGCTTCCGGTAACTCCGAACGGAAAAGTCGACAGGCGAGCCTTGCCCGCTCCCGACATAAATGAAATTATGAAGGAAATGGAATCTAATTACGCTGCTCCGCGCACTGTGGTTGAAGAGGTAGTATCTGCAATATGGGCTGGCGTACTGAATCTGCCGAAGGTCGGAATAAACGATAACTTTTTTGAGCTCGGGGGCCACTCGCTCCTGGCTACACAGGTGATCTCCAGAATTAAAAAAGAATTTAACATGGAAATTCCTTTGCGCAGCATTTTTGAAAATCCGACTGTGGCCCGCTTAAGCCATATAGTTGAAGCTGCGGAAATGGAAAAAAACGGCCTTGCAGGAAGTGCAATACTGCCTGTTTCGCGCGGCACGGTTATTCCTCTGTCCTTTGCCCAGGAAAGGCTCTGGTTTTTAGATCAGCTTGAGCCTGGAAATATAGCTTATAACGTTCCGGAAGCCCTGAGAATATATGGGAAAATGAATGTTGAAATGCTTGAGGAAAGCCTGAACATTATCACCAGTCGCCATGAAATCCTAAGGACGGTTTTCCTGTCCCGCGAAGGTAAACCTTATCAGAAAATTATTCCGGAATATAATGTTGCTGTGCGTGTAATTGAAGCCGGTGGATTAAGCAGGGAAGAACAGGAGGTTTTAATAAAGGATTATATCAGCAAAGAAGCTCAAAAACCGTTCGTGCTGGATACTCTGCCCTTATTCCGGGCGCTCTTAATAAGATTGTCTGAGGATGAATCTGTACTGATCCTCATATTCCACCATATCATAACCGACGGATGGTCCTCCCGGAAAATGTTCAGTGAATTGCTGAATTATTACCACCAACTTGAAAATGGGGAACACCCGGCAGTCCTTAAGCTCCCGGTTCAATATGCCGACTATGCCGCCTGGCAAAGAAAATATTTTTCGGGAGAAAACCTGAGCAGGCATATAGAATATTGGACAGCAAAACTAAAGGACAGCCCTCAGATCCTTGAACTCCCAACCGACAGGCCCCGGCCTGCCGTCCAAAGCTATAAAGGCGGTTTTATCAGCCTCGAATTACCCGGAAAACTCGGCCTTGAGGTAAATAAAATAAACAGAAACTACGGCGTTACTTTGTTCATGTCCTTGCTGTCTGTTTTTCAGGTCCTGCTCTACAGGTACTCCGGAGAGTCTGATATCCTGGTCGGAACACCAATTGCCAACAGAAACAGGGCTGACATTGAGGACCTGATCGGATTCTTTGTCAATATACTGGTCCTCAGGGTAAATATCTCAGACAAGATGAAATTCTCTGACCTCCTGAGGCAGACAAAGGAATGTGCTCTTGAAGCTTATACTTACCAGGACTTGCCATTTGAAATGATAATAGACGCTCTTCATCTGGAACGCTCCATGAGCTTCTCTCCGCTTTTCCAGGTTATGTTTTTCTCGGAGAACCTTCAGACGGATAACAGCTCCTCCAATAGCGGCATAGATGTGCGCCAGATCGATATCCCGGTAAATACTTCAAAGTACGACATTACTCTTTCAGCTGTTGAGACTAAAGACGGCCTGAGGCTGGCATTCGAATACAGCACGGACCTCTTTGACAAAGAAACCATGGAAATGATGCTCCGCCAATACGGCAGGATCCTTGAATGCGTGGCATTAAACCCCGAGGTAAAAATTAAAGAGATACCGCTGCTTAGTGCTAAGGAAGAAGAAGAAACTCTACGTAATTTAATAAATGGCGCCCATGATAAAAGTGCCTCCTCCGGTAAAAACAATAATCATCTTCCCTTGCTCCTAAGCCGGAAGTCAAAAGGAGAGGTCCTCTGGAAGTGGAACAGGAGGGATAAAGAGGCCGAAACAGTCTCTCCGGTCAGGCTGATCAATAGAATCTTTGAGGAGCAGGCATTAATAAATCCTGAAAGAACAGCCGTTGTAGCGCAAAATGGAAGCATTACTTTTGGCGAACTGAACCGAAGGGCTAATATGCTTTCTTACTACCTGAGGAAAAAAGGAGCCGGAGAAGACGAAATAGTTGGAGTGCTTACAGGCAGGAGTACAGACCTTTTTACCGCTATACTAGGCATTCTGAAGTCCGGTGCGGCGTACCTGCCGCTGGACCCCGTTTATCCAAAGGGGAGAATAGACTATATACTGAAGGATGCGGGCGTCAGACTCCTCATTTCAGAAGAGGGGCTTAAGGATGAACTTATTGGAAAAGGTTTTGAAGTTATATTGATGGACAGCGCGTGGCCTGAAATTTCAAATGAATCAGGCGACGATCCAATAACTGAAGCATGCCCTGAAAATATCGCCTACGTGATCTATACCTCAGGCTCCACGGGTAAACCCAAGGGCTCCATCGTCCAGCATGAAAATTTTTACAATTTGTACGCCTCAACAGGTGCAATGTATACCTCGTATTTCAGCCCGGGCCCGGCAAGGGTAACCCTTAACTCAACCATCATGTTTGACGCTTCCATTCGCCAGCTTACATTTATGCTCTATGGCAATACAATTTATCTTACGCCGGAAGACCTTAGGCGCGACGCACTGGCGCTTTCGGAATACATAGTGGAAAATAAAATAGACATACTAGACTGCGTCCCGACCTTGCTGAAAGTGTTTCTATCTACTGGACTTTTTAATAAAGACACCTGGAGGCCTTCACTTGTGCTTGCAGGCGGGGAAGCCCTGGATGAGGCTGCCTGGAAAGAGATGCTTAAAGTTGACAGGTGCGATTTCTTTAATGAATACGGCCCTACTGAGACCACGGTTGCGGCTTCAGCTGCAGTAGTAAAGGACTTTCCTGAGAGGCCGACCATAGGCAGGCCTATTTTGAATGTTGAACTCTACATCCTTGACGCAAGCCTTAACCTTGCTCCTGTTGGAGCCCAAGGGGAACTATGTATAGGGGGTCTTTCCGTGGGCCGCGGATACCTGAAGCGCCCGGAGCTTACGGCAGAGAAGTTCATTCCTGATGCCTACGGAAGAAGAGTGGGCGGAAGGCTATACAGGACAGGCGACCTGGCACGGTATAATGAAAACGGAACAATTGAATTCCTGGGAAGAATCGACAGCCAGATTAAACTCAGAGGCTTTAGAATTGAGCTTGGCGAAATTGAACAGGTGCTCCTTCAGCATGAAAAAGTTAAGGATGCAGTTGTCATTCTAAGGGAAGGGAAAAAAGGGCAGGCCTCCCTTGCGGCATACATTACACTTAAGCCGAGCCCGGAGGGCAGCCTCCCTGAATTTACACCGGCTGAGGTAAAGGAATTCTTAAGACATCAGCTCCCGGACTATATGGTGCCTCCTTCAATTGTCAAACTGGACAGGATGCCCCTCGCCCCAAGCGGTAAAATTGACCGCAGATCTCTGCCCGAGCCCGCGGCAGATAAGCTCCAGGATGAGAATAAGAGCCCTGAGACTGAAAGTGAAAGAATTCTCTCTGAAGTCTGGAAGAATGTCCTGGGTCTTGAAGAAGTAGGCCTTAACGACAACTTCTTTGAAATTGGCGGCGACTCCATCCTGGCCATCCAGGTGGTGGCTAAGGCAAGGGAAAGGGGGTTAAAAATTCAGCCTTCACACCTTTTCAAACACCAGACAATAGCTCAGATGGCTCTTCTCATAAACGAAGAGTCAGGTGAAGATAATGCTGAAGAGGAATTTAGAGGAGGAAAAATAAACCTTCTTCCCGTGCAGAGCTCATTTTTTGAGCAGAACCTTGTCCAAAAAGACCACTGGAACCAGTCGGTCTTCTTCGAAATAAACGACAGGGTTGAACTTAATATGCTTGAAGAGGTAGTTAGAGCCATCCTTAAGCACCACGATGTCCTGCGCTCGGTTTTTATTCAGGAAGATGGCCGCTGGATAATGCAGGTTATGCCGGACATTAAAGAGCTCCCGCTGAGGGTTTTTGACTTGTCGTCTCTTCCTGAAGAAAGACTGAAAGACAAAATTGAAGCTCATGCCTCAGAAATTCAAAGCAGCCTTGATATTGAAAAAGGCCCAGTAATAAGATTTGCGTACTTCAAACTGGGGGAGGGTAAGAAGGATAATTTATTAATTGCGGCACACCACCTGGTTATTGACGTGGTCTCGTGGCGTATACTGCTCGAAGACATATTAAGCGCCTACAGCCAGATAAAAAAGCAGAAGCCCGTTTTGCTGCCCCCTAAATCGGCCTCATACAGAAAATGGAGTGAGTATTTAATACGCCATGCCTCTTCTGAAGAGCTGAGGCAGGAGATCATATTCTGGCTTAAACAGCCTTATAACAAGATTACTCCTCTTAAAGGCGTGCCTCCTGAAGTGAAATACGCCGAAAAGGATTACAGCGAGGTTAATTCAAGCGGCGGGGTAACACAATCCTTAATTCATGAGGCTCTGAAGAGGCTTAACTGCAATGTAGTCGAAGTGCTCCTTACGGCACTTACAAGGGCGTATTCTCTTTGGTCTGAAAAGAGAATTCTCATGATTGACCTCGAAGGGCACGGAAGAGAAACCTTTGATGAAAGTATTGACCTCTCCAGAACTCTCGGCTGGTTTACCTGTTTATATCCTGTTCTGCTGGACCTGAAGTCCTCAGTCTATCCCCTGGAATCCTTAAAGGAGATAAAAGAACAGCTCCGGAGTGTCCCGCGTCATGGTATAGGTTACGGAATATTAAAATATTTGTCTTTGGACGATGAAGTAAAAAGAAAATTTAACTCACTGCCGCAAAGCGAAATTTCATTTAACTATCTGGGACAGCTTAATGAACTGCCTCAGGAAGAAAACATCCTTTTTGCCCCCTCAGTCTATAACAGGGGGCCTGAAAGAGGTTTATTAAACTACTCAAGATACCTGATAGACATAGTATGCTTTGTTTCCGGGGGCAGCTTCTATATGCAGATGAGATACTGCTCCAAAGTTTTCAGCCTGAGTAAAATTAAAAGATTCTCGGACCTGTTCATGGACGAACTGAGGCTTATTGTTGAACATTCTGAACATGGCCAGGTGGAACTGTCAGGCTCCGATTTCCCTCTGGCTCACTTAAACCGTGAGAAATTTGACAAGGTGCTTAACCGGATAAATAATAGAACATCAAAGGCATAA